The DNA region CCACCCGCAGCGCCGCCAGCCTGACCGGCGAAGAGGCCGACCGTCTCGCCAATGCGGTGCGCGAGGTGCTGGAGCGCGCCATCGCCGCCGGCGGCTCCTCGCTCCGCGACTACCGGCAGGCGTCGGGAGAGCTGGGCTATTTCCAGCACCAGTTCGCCGTCTACGATCGGGAGGGGGAGGGATGCCCCGATTGCGACTGCGACCGTACCCGGACGGGAGGCATTCAGCGGATTGTACAGTCAGGCCGCTCGACTTTCTTTTGTGCGGCGCGCCAACGGTGATATAGCTGGGGCATGACGGCTCTACCGGCCATGCTCCGGGCGGCGTCCGCCGCTTTCCTCCTTGCCGGCCCCGCGGTCGCGGGCCTGGGGAGCTTCCTTATTCCCATTCCTCCGGCATTCGCCGCCCAACTGGCCGCTGCCGACTCCGGGCCGTTCGTCCCCGGCTTCACCGACGTTCCGGTGATGCCCGGGCTGGCGACCGCCGAATCGGAGCCGCTGGTCTTCGACAAGCCGGGCGGGCGGATCGTCCAGGCCGTGCTGTCGGGGGAGGTGCCGCGCCAAGCGGTGCTGGCCTTCTACGACCAGACCCTGCCGCAGCTGGGCTGGCGCCGGGCATCCGACCGCGTCTTCGTCCGCGAGGGCGAGGAACTGCGGCTGGAATTCCCCCAGCAGACCCCCAAACAGGCCAAGTCCAAGGCCGCGACCGCCGTCCGCTTCACTTTGACGCCGCGCTGACGGCGGGCACACCCGCCATATTCGCGCAAATTCCAGATCGACACCCCTACACAACCACGAGTCCCGGAAGCAACCGGGCTCGCCCCATCGGGAGAGTGCTGCAGCCATGTCGTATGAAACCATCCTCGTCGAGACCCGCGGCCCCGTCGGCCTGATCACCCTCAACCGTCCGAAGGCTCTGAACGCGCTGTGCGACCAGCTGGTGACCGAGCTGGGTCGGGCTCTCGATGATTTCGAGGCCGACAGCGCCATCGGCGCCATCGTCGTGACCGGATCGGAGCGTGCCTTCGCCGCCGGCGCCGACATCAAGGAGATGGCCGGCTTCTCCTATATGGATGTCTACAATTCCAACTTCATCACCGCGAAGTGGGAGCGGCTGGCCAAGTGCCGCAAGCCGACCATCGCCGCGGTCGCCGGCTTCGCGCTGGGCGGCGGCTGCGAGCTGGCGATGATGGCCGACTTCATCCTGGCCGCCGACACCGCCAAGTTCGGCCAGCCGGAGGTCACCATCGGCACCATCCCCGGCGCCGGCGGCACCCAGCGCCTGACCCGCTTCGTCGGCAAGTCCAAGGCGATGGAGATGGTCCTGACCGGCCGCATGATCGACGCCGCCGAGGCCGAGCGTTGCGGCCTCGTCTCCCGCATCGTCCCGGCCGCCGAGCTGGTGGAGGAGGCGGTGAAGGTCGCCACCAAGATCGCCTCGCTGTCGCAGCCGGTCATCGCCATGGCCAAGGAAGCGGTCAACGTCGCCTATGAGTCGACCCTGGCCGAGGGCATCCGTTTCGAGCGCCGCCTGTTCCATTCGACCTTCGCCACCGAAGATCAGAAGGAAGGCATGGCGGCCTTCGCCGAGAAGCGGCAGCCCGGCTGGAAGAATCGCTGAGTCGTCGAACACCCTTCGACTCTGCCGCCTGAGCCATCCCCTGCATCTTGCGGGGGATGGACCAGATCCCATCAAGATGTCGTCCGCGTACGATTAGTCAAAATCATCGGGCGTCCACGCCTTGACTCGCGGTGCGCTGCCGCGTATAAGGCGCGCTCGCATCACGACAGCCGTGTCGTTCGGAGTAGGGTTTCCATGGCCAATCATAAGTCCGCTGAAAAGCGCATTCGTCAGACCGAGCGTCGCACGGAAGTCAACCGTGCCCGCATCAGCCGCATCCGCTCCTTCGTGAAGAAGGTCGAGGGCGCGATCCAGAGCGGCGAC from Azospirillum ramasamyi includes:
- the rpsT gene encoding 30S ribosomal protein S20 — its product is MANHKSAEKRIRQTERRTEVNRARISRIRSFVKKVEGAIQSGDKSAAADAFKSAQPELMRGVSKGVLHKNTVSRKLSRLSAAIKAL
- a CDS encoding enoyl-CoA hydratase, with amino-acid sequence MSYETILVETRGPVGLITLNRPKALNALCDQLVTELGRALDDFEADSAIGAIVVTGSERAFAAGADIKEMAGFSYMDVYNSNFITAKWERLAKCRKPTIAAVAGFALGGGCELAMMADFILAADTAKFGQPEVTIGTIPGAGGTQRLTRFVGKSKAMEMVLTGRMIDAAEAERCGLVSRIVPAAELVEEAVKVATKIASLSQPVIAMAKEAVNVAYESTLAEGIRFERRLFHSTFATEDQKEGMAAFAEKRQPGWKNR